A portion of the Toxoplasma gondii ME49 chromosome VIIb, whole genome shotgun sequence genome contains these proteins:
- a CDS encoding homocysteine s-methyltransferase domain-containing protein (encoded by transcript TGME49_257750), with protein MPHAGFTDDILLLDGGLGTHLRALGAEFHGDPLWASKAVLSAPDLVRRAHFDFFDAGADVAITATYQASLTGFAQIGLSPSTAHDAVALAINLAAEARRLAEEGDVSARSFGEERENEGPEVDALRNAATSDTDSVQQGNARDADRRYRRRNRKILVSNGSYGASLGGGAEYRGNYGVSEKTFHDYHRWRLQAALEQEHLVDGVVFETLPEHAEAKAIVSLLREFPSLRGKTWLAFTCKSPTELAGGEDFRSVVADVLKQDGADQYISGIGVNCAPISTTVPLLCSPPLRDSLAASLEKTRDPWSLQVVCYPNNEAARNTKDCSSKDFESQEESCHGHVSRAETCMCSIGVDQSTTVKPQTSLVSGSAAGGLRCQPKLRANRMPHGFTKTIKHPLASRVPAWLNGGVTAVGGCCGTGPEDLKEIRAVLENLGVY; from the exons ATGCCGCATGCTGGTTTCACAGATGACATTCTTCTCCTTGACGGCGGCCTGGGCACTCATCTGCGTGCGTTAGGTGCGGAGTTCCATGGCGACCCACTATGGGCAAGCAAGGCAGTTTTGTCG GCCCCCGACCTCGTACGTCGCGCACatttcgacttcttcgatGCTGGCGCAGATGTCGCCATAACGGCTACTTACCAG GCTTCTCTCACTGGATTTGCTCAGATAGGCCTCTCGCCGAGCACCGCGCACGATGCCGTCGCGCTCGCCATCAATCTCGCTGCTGAGGCTCGGCGGCTTGCCGAGGAAGGCGATGTGTCAGCAAGAAGTTTtggcgaggagcgagagaatgAAGGCCCGGAGGTCGACGCTCTCAGAAATGCAGCCACCAGCGATACGGACAGCGTGCAGCAAGGAAATGCCAGAGATGCCGACCGAAGATACCGACGGCGGAAC CGCAAGATCCTTGTGAGCAATGGTTCCTATGGCGCGTCTCTTGGCGGGGGTGCTGAATACCGTGGCAACTACGGTGTCTCCGAGAAGACGTTCCACGACTACCATCGGTGGCG GTTGCAAGCAGCGCTCGAACAGGAGCACCTCGTGGACGGCGTGGTGTTTGAAACGCTGCCTGAGCACGCTGAAGCAAAG GCGATTGTCTCACTCCTTCGGGAGTTCCCGTCCCTCCGAGGCAAAACATGGCTTGCCTTTACGTGCAA GTCGCCAACGGAGTTAGCCGGCGGCGAGGACTTCCGATCCGTCGTGGCAGATGTCCTTAAA CAAGACGGAGCAGACCAGTATATCTCGGGCATTGGCGTGAACTGTGCTCCCATCTCGACGACGGTGCCTTTGCTGTGTTCGCCACCGCTTCGCGATTCGCTCGCTGCGTCTCTTGAAAAAACACGCGATCCTTGGAGCCTCCAAGTCGTGTGCTATCCAAACAACGAGGCCGCCAGGAACACTAAGGATTGCTCTTCCAAGGATTTTGAGTCGCAGGAAGAGTCCTGCCATGGTCATGTAAGCCGTGCCGAGACTTGCATGTGCAGTATAGGAGTAGATCAGTCTACCACGGTGAAACCTCAGACCTCGCTTGTTTCTGGGTCTGCAGCTGGCGGCCTGCGTTGTCAGCCGAAGCTCCGGGCAAATCGCATGCCACACGGTTTCACGAAAACTATAAAGCACCCGCTGGCGTCTCGTGTTCCAGCGTGGCTGAATGGAGGTGTTACTGCTGTAGGCGGGTGTTGTGGGACGGGTCCAGAGGACTTGAAGGAGATTCGCGCTGTTCTCGAAAACCTAGGCGTTTACTAG
- a CDS encoding hypothetical protein (encoded by transcript TGME49_257760~Predicted trans-membrane domain (TMHMM2.0):1011-1034), with translation MIHPYRRPRGHGKVGTITEETASASTSEAVSFSRMRGGSLCESTTELSSPCSPRPIFSSVCLSSSSSLSVCACPQKIAHVVFRHEGEEECDSHSLFVGGNVGGLCKISPGADIQTTETQDGKNTSPITSPYVPVAGQGTLRVDNYVHTDEHYSQTTGRSPRVADSGVKQHRADLEGESTDPSPSTDHPLSPLVDSSPCSFARVFSPHLCGSINATSPSAGEFVCGFRSGSEGEGDVRSACGVSPLMFLARTSTSSDCVPDVRKEIPRPDVSSSDDVPQATLYLGHLFPSRGAVTPLDTHVAEPGTSLCFPHLGTPREAHYSDRTRRVVARTEGTSNRGAADAFNNGAGAGVRSSFCAAGGPTATRGSSDTDSCGPGDVEKDQRPRGTAPAETAEVGVSRRRGEARKRPPILSRLLSTFTWAERVRSRNEACMESSSQTSRPPIIAEDDKSLSCMPEAQPFSAAFQTCNNGGVEDEAHWHGLMGDCRRRSDPILDGREQVRNRAELASLRCKDDRLLVEQAVASFAEGAASSESHSAGSCTETPRGLSGRSSVWEAAVARVAADAVFSSKNEKRGDDRDASETGGDTNGTTRENGEVPLSHGEVGDSDEDSARTITQPAPPNWWWTLVRSTGWFLPRSDVPSVGGSNAISENEGSIMLRDADSSFPLERRGRQRTLSRSTNAWQLELPFGSGVSYHGTRDPHQDAVMERDDHSDKAGNRDTSRMRPWWQVWDGLFGAMSSDEGRSCSTCADADKLCKDRSERVSEFPSHDLREVGERECTLSMRETSAEDEEPARREQLLHHQTGNDSLSSHDIVQPDEDREYSGSRCRQSLLPQDMVSPVPTPIVVTLASLSRQTASSAYEGSISPIAQAGDDDDDWDFFADEAQMDAVLEAALASPGFTNCLLGFRASEEDVSADGNAGSSTVEERASLDANPLPRSSIAELREHLKASLRDKSSRMRRHFRGVRQAVRTRDLQAVRRELADMAEVGGPEVSGIWASVKVGIGIATLASGHVIMGGIMLAMATSAVGSAVLWGRHRDQFRRWMAGEEPDGGAQEEGERRVQTEAEHAEGIVRNIDGGETYEREQGGQPTWDEATRRRTTTWMWCENREETDTQRRVVAAPMIPQLPLALAVASCESSACKESGRGTGTSLKNPGDDADETACAFKTKERGDRGAAGCIAGCQTPVVDREHLSWSGEENDSRFVSSGYRDTEGDGDSCDFEAHIPSMADVVAASIHPDCAAL, from the coding sequence ATGATTCACCCTTATCGGCGTCCGAGGGGACACGGCAAGGTCGGCACAATCACCGAAGAAACCGCTTCTGCTTCGACAAGTGAGGCGGTGTCATTTTCCCGGATGCGCGGGGGCAGTCTGTGTGAATCGACAACCGAGTTATCTTCCCCATGTTCTCCTCGCCCAATTTTTTCCTCCGTCTGTTTGTCGTCTTCATCATCCCTatctgtgtgtgcgtgtcCACAAAAAATTGCGCACGTCGTTTTTCGGCatgaaggagaggaggaatgCGATTCTCACTCTCTATTTGTGGGAGGCAACGTGGGCGGGCTCTGCAAAATATCACCGGGCGCTGATATTCAGACAACCGAGACACAGGATGGCAAAAACACTTCCCCGATAACTTCCCCTTACGTTCCAGTAGCAGGCCAGGGAACGCTGCGGGTCGATAACTATGTGCATACAGATGAGCATTACTCGCAAACGACTGGACGTTCACCCCGCGTCGCGGATAGTGGAGTTAAGCAACACAGGGCGGACTTGGAGGGTGAATCCACAGACCCGTCACCCTCAACAGATCaccctctgtcgcctctaGTGGATTCGTCGCCCTGCTCGTTTGCGCGTGTTTTCTCGCCACACTTGTGCGGCTCCATAAACGCCACATCCCCTTCTGCAGGAGAATTTGTTTGCGGGTTCCGCAGTGGTAGTGAAGGGGAGGGCGATGTGCGGAGTGCTTGTGGCGTTTCGCCTCTGATGTTTCTTGCACGAACTTCCACTTCATCAGACTGCGTGCCTGACGTTCGGAAAGAGATTCCTCGGCCTGatgtttcttcctcagatGACGTGCCTCAGGCTACCTTGTACCTTGGGCATCTTTTCCCTTCTCGAGGTGCTGTGACACCGTTAGATACGCACGTCGCAGAACCTGGCACGTCCCTTTGTTTTCCTCATTTAGGTACGCCGAGGGAGGCGCATTATTCAGACAGAACGAGGCGCGTGGTAGCGAGAACAGAAGGAACGTCCAACAGAGGGGCTGCAGACGCATTTAATAATGGTGCGGGAGCGGGGGTTCGAAGTAGTTTCTGCGCGGCTGGTGGCCCGACAGCGACACGCGGATCCTCTGACACGGATAGTTGTGGTCCCGGTGATGTTGAAAAAGATCAACGGCCCAGGGGAACAGCGCCTGCTGAAACAGCGGAGGTGGGAGTGTCCAGGCGACGTGGTGAGGCGCGAAAGAGGCCGCCAATCCTTTCGCGGCTTCTGTCTACCTTCACCTGGGCGGAGCGTGTACGTTCTCGCAATGAAGCCTGTATGGAAAGCAGCAGTCAAACCAGTCGTCCTCCGATTATAGCGGAAGACGATAAGTCACTCAGCTGTATGCCAGAGGCGCAGCCATTTTCTGCCGCTTTCCAGACCTGTAATAACGGAGGAGTTGAAGATGAGGCACACTGGCATGGACTCATGGGCGACTGCCGTCGCCGTTCTGATCCAATACTAGACGGTCGGGAACAGGTGAGGAACCGCGCAGAGCTGGCATCGCTCCGATGCAAAGACGACCGTCTGCTGGTTGAGCAGGCTGTTGCCAGTTTTGCAGAAGGGGCAGCGAGCAGCGAGAGTCATAGTGCTGGTTCCTGCACCGAGACACCTAGAGGCCTTTCCGGCCGTTCGTCTGTCTGGGAAGCAGCTGTGGCCCGTGTTGCCGCGGATGCGGTGTTCAGCTCGAAGAATGAGAAGCGAGGCGACGACAGGGACGCTTCGGAGActggaggagacacgaaCGGAACAACACGGGAGAATGGCGAAGTACCTCTCTCGCACGGAGAGGTAGGAGACTCCGATGAAGACTCAGCGAGAACCATAACGCAACCAGCACCGCCGAATTGGTGGTGGACGTTGGTGCGAAGCACCGGATGGTTTTTACCTCGATCTGACGTGCCGAGTGTTGGCGGAAGCAACGCAATCTCCGAGAATGAAGGTTCGATAATGTTGCGGGACGCAGACAGCAGTTTTCCTCTAGAACGTAGAGGAAGACAACGCACGTTATCAAGAAGTACAAATGCATGGCAATTGGAACTCCCATTTGGCTCTGGCGTGTCATATCATGGGACTAGAGATCCGCATCAGGATGCTGTGATGGAGAGGGATGATCACAGCGACAAAGCTGGGAACAGAGATACATCTCGAATGCGACCGTGGTGGCAAGTCTGGGACGGGCTGTTTGGAGCGATGTCCTCAGACGAGGGACGGTCCTGCTCGACCTGTGCAGATGCTGACAAGCTCTGCAAAGATAGAAGCGAACGCGTCTCAGAGTTTCCCTCTCATGATTTGCGGGAGGTAGGCGAACGAGAGTGTACCTTGTCTATGCGTGAGACGAGtgcagaagatgaagaacctgcaaggagagaacagcTCTTGCACCATCAGACAGGAAATGACTCTCTGTCTAGTCACGATATTGTCCAGCCAGACGAGGACAGAGAGTATTCCGGCTCTAGGTGTCGTCAGTCGCTCCTTCCCCAGGACATGGTAAGTCCGGTGCCGACACCTATAGTGGTGACGCTCGCCTCCCTGTCGCGGCAGACGGCCTCGAGTGCTTACGAGGGCTCGATTTCACCCATAGCTCAAGCCGGCGACGATGATGATGATTGGGATTTTTTTGCGGACGAGGCTCAGATGGATGCGGTCCTTGAGGCTGCTCTTGCTTCTCCCGGTTTCACCAACTGCCTCCTTGGGTTCCGCGCCTCTGAAGAGGACGTTTCAGCCGATGGCAATGCCGGTAGTAGTACGGTGGAAGAGCGGGCTTCGCTGGATGCGAATCCACTGCCTCGGAGTTCAATTGCCGAGCTTCGCGAGCACTTGAAGGCGTCCCTGAGGGACAAAAGTTCCCGTATGCGCCGGCACTTTCGGGGCGTTAGGCAGGCGGTAAGGACCCGTGATTTGCAGGCCGTGAGGCGAGAACTTGCAGACATGGCAGAGGTCGGTGGACCTGAAGTCTCAGGCATATGGGCGAGTGTCAAAGTCGGCATAGGCATTGCGACGCTCGCCTCGGGGCACGTCATTATGGGCGGCATCATGTTGGCGATGGCCACAAGCGCCGTGGGCTCGGCTGTACTCTGGGGACGACATCGCGATCAGTTTCGCCGGTGGATGGCTGGGGAGGAGCCTGACGGAGGTGCTcaagaggagggagagcgacGTGTGCAGACAGAGGCCGAGCATGCAGAAGGGATCGTGAGAAACATAGACGGAGGGGAGACTTATGAACGCGAGCAAGGGGGACAGCCGACATGGGACGAGGCCACCAGACGACGGACCACAACATGGATGTGGTGTGAGaatcgagaagaaacagacacccAGCGAAGAGTTGTTGCGGCGCCAATGATCCCACAGTTACCTCTCGCACTTGCCGTGGCCTCCTGTGAATCATCTGCTTGCAAAGAATCCGGTAGAGGCACGGGGACCTCTCTTAAGAACCCGGGGGACGATGCCGATGAGACGGCTTGCGCGTTcaagacaaaggagagggGGGACAGAGGGGCAGCGGGGTGTATTGCTGGGTGCCAAACACCTGTCGTAGATCGAGAACATCTCAGTTggagcggagaagaaaacgattcCCGATTCGTGTCCTCCGGTTATAGAGATACAGAGGGCGACGGCGACTCTTGTGATTTTGAGGCCCACATCCCGAGCATGGCGGATGTCGTGGCGGCCTCCATCCACCCAGACTGTGCAGCCCTGTGA
- a CDS encoding hypothetical protein (encoded by transcript TGME49_257755), which yields MSVAAQHQSLRKQLVTFDAHVPRVSRKGGGRRCVCFTFQREEGVLRERCRHHQKPQRLRTTGAPASGRRARATGSRVRTGLVVPFIANRRRRCWVSVLTSTARGSKSDLARMLGFVLVRRADHNECQLAFAPETRKVASCPPAHNNDGRGAVTNATPRHLL from the exons ATGAGCGTGGCTGCGCAACACCAATCTCTTCGGAAACAGCTGGTGACTTTTGACGCGCACGTTCCCAGAGTGAGCCGTAAGGGCGGCGGCAGAAGATGTGTTTGCTTCACATttcaaagagaggaaggtgtGCTGCGGGAACGCTGCCGGCATCATCAAAAGCCACAGAG ACTGCGGACTACAGGGGCACCTGCGTCCGGGCGCAGAGCTAGGGCGACGGGAAGCAGAGTACGCACCGGGCTTGTAGTTCCCTTTATTGCAAACAGGAGGCGCAGATGCTGGGTTTCAGTCCTAACCTCGACAGCACGGGGATCGAAATCGGATCTGGCGCGGATGTTGGGTTTTGTACTCGTGCGCAGGGCCGACCACAACGAATGTCAACTCGCTTTTGCAcccgagacaagaaaagtTGCCTCATGCCCGCCAGCTCACAATAACGACGGACGGGGTGCGGTCACGAACGCAACACCCCGACATCTGCTCTAG
- a CDS encoding UMP-CMP kinase (encoded by transcript TGME49_257740) → MFLPLPMGSFQDTRRSHSSTPVARIVSSVFRATWLSSLALVPCLSFLGTFVPDAVHEVYVHSSAAVLPALQFYGQSQISMVRPAFLDTHKRILSSFFHKFSIRAPSQYFVPTGKPSSSLASNCGPSVPAVLCSVLPSISGRLACETEVPSALSTWENQLPSGQRTERGFTAATYSSAPFAQQFCTRLRMNPRISTLCGKRDAMAATNTIESGTTRCEKKPKIVFVLGGPGAGKGTQCELLTKHHRVFHISAGDCLREERQRPNSKDGELIQECIREGRIVPVEITLTLLLKKMLARGWSEVFLIDGFPRNQDNLDGWLSFTKRENLMTKLEQISTTNPELAPQCKQVLEQLQAEGKTAADGAANASQANGACADSDSGVEICFCLFLDCSEETMEARLLERGKHSGRADDNAAAIKKRFRTYKEETMPIVQYFEKQNKVKAIDAGQTVEQVWSRVDQLFKNL, encoded by the exons ATGTTCCTTCCACTGCCCATGGGAAGTTTCCAAGACACGCGAAGGAGTCACTCGTCTACACCGGTAGCTCGAATTGTGTCTTCAGTTTTCAGGGCAACTTGGCTCTCGTCCTTGGCTCTTGTACCTTGTTTGTCGTTTCTAGGCACCTTCGTTCCCGACGCTGTGCATGAGGTGTACGTCCACAGCAGCGCCGCTGTCCTCCCAGCTCTGCAGTTCTACGGACAGTCACAAATTTCCATGGTTCGTCCTGCCTTCctagacacacacaaacgcatcctttcgtcgtttttccaCAAATTCTCCATCCGTGCTCCTTCGCAGTATTTTGTTCCGACCGGGAAGCCGTCCAGTTCCTTGGCATCTAACTGTGGCCCATCCGTGCCGGCTGTACTTTGCTCGGTCCTGCCTTCCATATCTGGCCGCCTCGCGTGTGAAACGGAAGTTCCTAGTGCTCTATCAACGTGGGAAAACCAACTGCCTAGCGGGCAACGCACTGAACGGGGGTTTACTGCGGCGACATATTCGTCAGCTCCATTCGCTCAGCAGTTCTGCACTCGCTTGCGGATGAACCCGCGCATTTCTACGCTCtgtggaaaaagagacgcaaTGGCTGCAACCAACACTATCGAAAGCGGAACTACCcgctgcgagaagaaaccgaagaTC GTTTTCGTTCTGGGTGGCCCAGGCGCAGGCAAGGGAACTCAATGCGAGTTGCTAACAAAGCACCACCGGGTGTTCCATATTTCGGCGG GCGACTGTTTGCGAGAGGAACGCCAGCGTCCCAACAGCAAGGATGGCGAATTGATTCAGGAATGCATCCGCGAAG GTCGCATTGTACCTGTGGAGATCACTCTGACGCTGCTTCTGAAAAAGATGCTGGCACGAGGCTGGTCAGAGGTCTTCCTGATCGACGGTTTTCCGCGCAATCAGGACAATCTCGATGGCTGGTTGTCCTTCACGAAGCGGGAGAATCTAATGACAAAACTAGAACAGATCAGCACTACAAATCCGGAGCTCGCTCCTCAGTGCAAGCAAGTTCTCGAGCAGCTTCAAGCCGAGGGAAAGACCGCGGCTGATGGAGCTGCGAACGCTTCCCAAGCCAACGGCGCTTGTGCTGACAGTGACAGTGGCGTCGAGAtctgtttctgtttgttTCTGGACTGCTCGGAGGAAACGATGGAGGCGCGGTTGCTGGAGCGTGGGAAGCATAGCGGGCGTGCCGACGACAACGCGGCAGCAATCAAGAAGAGATTTAGAACGtacaaagaagagacgatgCCCATTGTTCAGTATTTTGAAAAGCAAAACAAGGTCAAGGCGATCGATGCGGGGCAAACCGTCGAGCAGGTGTGGAGTCGCGTCGATCAGCTTTTCAAGAATCTGTGA
- a CDS encoding methionine aminopeptidase, type i, putative (encoded by transcript TGME49_257730), which translates to MWSFTRASGRSVRSSLSESFHRSSVAEPRANPSLRLLSAWSASLSSASRIVSPFPSKSEPSGSSVSSAFGSRATVPRRTQQSRVSTARKPVPAARPPPSSCLISEGGIARKQLRTNSLEPAQACRSQLFVKPLRPRTCDRSRQINLTRPFHRCFFSTASSPTKPGGGSASSGPLLTPKLVLRRDESVKRRFPHTLVEGQYAVLPAHPIPPSIPRPPYARCSTGQADRGFDTSDTPGEVQTPDALKKIRAAATVAANALKLGLDAAREGVTTEDLDKIVHEYIVSVGAYPAAVNFHNFPKAVCASVNEAVCHGIPDLRPLQDGDIVTLDCTAYVDGFFGDCAGTAMVGSVTEAHRTLVETTKDCLDEAIKLLYPGLPIKEVGRCITALAEQRGFSVVREFCGHFIGRKMHLPPLICHAYPNDTQGVFRVGQTFTIEPILCEGASDLFTWNDGWTIVTQDGGRAAQFEHTILMTPEGAEVLTKPTL; encoded by the exons ATGTGGAGCTTTACCAGAGCGTCTGGACGGTCCGTCCGTTCGTCCTTATCCGAATCTTTTCATCGCAGCAGCGTGGCAGAGCCCCGTGCAAACCCTTCACTGCGGCTGTTGTCCGCGTGGTctgcttcgctttcctccgcTTCGAGAATCGTTTCGCCGTTTCCGAGCAAGTCAGAGCCCTCAGGAAGTTCCGTTTCGTCGGCATTCGGTTCACGAGCAACCGTACCACGAAGAACTCAACAGTCGCGTGTTTCGACAGCTAGAAAGCCCGTCCCCGCCGCTCGTCCTCCACCCTCCAGCTGCTTGATCAGCGAAGGCGGCATTGCGAGGAAACAACTCCGCACAAATTCTCTCGAACCTGCCCAAGCTTGCAGGAGCCAGCTGTTTGTCAAGCCCTTGCGGCCTCGAACTTGCGACCGCAGTAGGCAGATTAACCTTACACGTCCATTCCACCgatgtttcttctcgactgcTTCCTCGCCAACAAAGCCAGGAGGAGGCTCCGCTTCCAGCGGGCCGCTCCTCACTCCCAAGCTCGTCTTGCGTCGAGACGAATCAGTCAAACGCCGTTTTCCGCACACTCTCGTTGAAG GCCAGTATGCGGTGCTTCCAGCACATCCAATTCCCCCCTCGATTCCGCGCCCTCCGTACGCAAGATGTTCCACGGGACAAGCCGACAGAGGATTCGACACATCCGACACACCGGGAGAAGTTCAGACACCGGACGCTCTTAAGAAAATCCGAGCAGCTGCCACCGTGGCGGCAAATGCTCTGAAGCTCGGTCTCGACGCTGCGCGAGAGG GGGTGACTACTGAGGACCTCGACAAGATTGTGCACGAGTACATTGTTAGTGTAGGGGCCTATCCTGCAGCAGTGAACTTCCACAACTTCCCCAAAGCTGTCTGCGCCTCCGTCAATGAGG CTGTTTGCCATGGAATTCCCGACCTCCGTCCCCTCCAAGATGGAGACATCGTCACACTCGACTGCACTGCATATGTCGATGGCTTCTTCG GAGACTGCGCAGGGACTGCGATGGTCGGCAGTGTCACTGAAGCTCACCGTACGCTCGTTGAAACGACAAAA GACTGTTTGGACGAGGCCATCAAGCTTCTGTACCCGGGGTTGCCCATCAAGGAGGTCGGCCGATGCATCAC AGCTCTTGCGGAGCAGAGAGGATTCTCCGTTGTTCGCGAGTTCTGCGGCCACTTTATCGGGAGAAAAATGCACCTTCCACCTTTGATTTGTCACGCCTATC CAAACGATACACAGGGTGTTTTCCGTGTCGGTCAAACTTTCACCATCG AGCCAATTCTCTGCGAGGGTGCCTCGGACCTCTTCACGTGGAACGACGGCTGGACCATTGTGACCCAAGACGGCGGTCGAGCAGCACAGTTT GAACACACGATCCTAATGACACCCGAGGGAGCGGAGGTGTTAACGAAGCCGACCCTTTGA